The Saxibacter everestensis genome has a window encoding:
- a CDS encoding FAD-dependent monooxygenase, which produces MVSDTTRIAIIGGGMGGLTAAIALTRIAGVQVTVFEQASKLGEVGAGVTVAPNAQRVLDKLGVLEQVKRAGAIPDGHGVYQDAMGNLVTDAAWEDSAQQYQNIGMYRPDLINVLAQEVDPEAIRLGHRLASVQALDSGVRVEFENGAHEDFDAVVGADGIHSVVRKSVMQFRDPVYSGYIVYRGVVDASLLSDDWPMISQVWMGNQRHFMCYPLQQRKLFNFVAGVPSARPLDGPWSGAAEVSELAAEFAGENWDPKLHHFIEAIEKTFWWGLFDHEPLTNWSRGPITLLGDAAHTMLPHQGQGVNQAIEDSMALAIFLKAADSPADIPEAFRRYTSVRMQRTAILQHGSRRAGAMFDAQYEFADLKKRDADLRVGRDFRRSAVFDYDALKVAEKALGQFRRIQFA; this is translated from the coding sequence ATGGTAAGTGACACCACCAGAATCGCGATCATTGGCGGAGGGATGGGCGGACTCACCGCTGCGATCGCTCTGACGCGGATCGCCGGCGTCCAGGTCACGGTGTTCGAGCAGGCCAGCAAGCTGGGCGAGGTGGGCGCAGGCGTCACGGTTGCACCGAATGCCCAGCGGGTGCTCGACAAGCTCGGTGTGCTTGAGCAGGTCAAACGTGCAGGAGCGATCCCGGACGGACACGGTGTCTACCAGGATGCCATGGGCAACCTGGTCACCGACGCGGCCTGGGAGGATTCGGCGCAGCAGTATCAGAACATCGGAATGTACAGGCCAGACCTCATTAATGTTCTGGCTCAAGAAGTCGATCCCGAGGCAATCCGTCTTGGACATCGATTGGCGTCGGTTCAGGCGCTGGACTCCGGCGTTCGCGTCGAATTCGAGAACGGTGCACACGAGGATTTCGATGCCGTGGTCGGAGCGGACGGGATCCACTCGGTGGTGCGGAAATCCGTGATGCAATTCCGGGATCCCGTCTACTCCGGATACATCGTCTATCGCGGAGTCGTCGACGCGTCCCTCCTCTCCGACGACTGGCCCATGATCAGCCAGGTATGGATGGGCAACCAGAGGCACTTCATGTGCTACCCGCTGCAGCAGCGCAAGCTGTTCAACTTCGTCGCCGGCGTCCCCAGCGCCAGGCCTCTGGATGGGCCCTGGTCTGGCGCGGCGGAGGTGAGTGAACTCGCCGCCGAGTTCGCGGGCGAGAACTGGGACCCGAAGCTCCATCACTTCATCGAGGCCATCGAGAAGACCTTCTGGTGGGGCCTGTTCGACCACGAACCCCTCACCAATTGGTCGCGCGGGCCGATCACGCTCCTCGGCGACGCAGCGCACACGATGCTGCCGCACCAGGGTCAGGGGGTGAACCAGGCGATCGAAGACAGCATGGCCCTTGCCATCTTCCTGAAAGCAGCCGACAGCCCCGCTGACATCCCCGAAGCGTTCAGGCGCTACACCTCGGTTCGCATGCAGCGCACGGCTATCCTGCAGCACGGTTCCCGGAGAGCTGGTGCCATGTTCGATGCGCAGTATGAATTCGCGGACCTCAAGAAGCGTGACGCCGACTTGCGCGTCGGGCGAGATTTTCGCCGAAGCGCGGTGTTCGACTACGACGCGCTGAAAGTAGCCGAGAAGGCGCTCGGACAATTTAGGAGGATCCAGTTCGCATGA
- a CDS encoding NADPH-dependent F420 reductase, which yields MTSISIIGSGKMSAAIVEVAARAGARIQIIRRSTASSSGERPDVTYGAIGDELTGDLVVLAVPYAAYPSILEQYRERLSDKVVIDISNPIDFTTYDELKVPADSSTAAELAKQLPEGAAVVKAFNVNLGDTLTAGTNGTTPTTVLFAGDYAEAKIAVAALIEASGLRAVDVGPLSRARELEAMGFLQIVLAAIGKTSYESGFTLLP from the coding sequence ATGACATCCATCAGCATCATTGGTAGCGGCAAGATGAGCGCGGCGATAGTTGAAGTCGCAGCACGGGCCGGAGCGAGAATCCAGATCATCAGGCGCAGTACGGCCAGCTCGTCCGGGGAGCGTCCGGATGTCACGTACGGGGCTATCGGCGACGAACTCACCGGCGACCTCGTCGTGCTCGCAGTTCCGTATGCGGCATACCCGAGCATCCTTGAGCAGTATCGGGAGCGACTCAGCGACAAGGTCGTCATCGATATCAGCAACCCCATCGACTTCACCACATACGATGAGCTGAAGGTGCCGGCTGACTCCTCCACTGCCGCCGAACTCGCCAAGCAGCTCCCCGAAGGCGCGGCAGTCGTGAAAGCGTTCAACGTCAACCTCGGCGACACCCTTACCGCCGGCACGAACGGCACAACGCCCACGACCGTCCTGTTCGCCGGGGACTATGCAGAGGCGAAAATCGCAGTTGCGGCCCTCATCGAAGCTTCAGGACTCCGGGCGGTTGACGTTGGCCCCCTTTCGCGCGCGAGGGAACTCGAGGCGATGGGTTTTCTCCAGATCGTGTTGGCAGCAATCGGGAAGACAAGCTACGAGTCCGGATTCACTTTGCTGCCTTGA